The Penicillium oxalicum strain HP7-1 chromosome IV, whole genome shotgun sequence genome contains a region encoding:
- a CDS encoding putative quinone oxidoreductase: MSIPSTMKAVVIEQTGGPEVLQFKTDHPVPTPKEGQLLVHNNISGVNYIDTYFRTGLYPSPKPEVLGREGAGVVAAVGPNTSSFQVGDRVAWLGTSGYAEYTAVPADKTVKIPDGISEEDLVASFLSGLTVLTLAKETYPVQKGDWVLLHAAAGGAGFLMTQVLKSMGAKVIGTAGGAEKCALVKSLGADLVIDYRSDEGKDWVKLVKEATGGRGVDVVYDSVGKDTWEGSLEVVKRKGTVVWFGNASGPVPPLPLQKIAPKCVKVARPMLFGYIETREEFEFYTNELFSLLKSGQLKTKIHKIYPMEDIVQVHQDLEARKTMGKSLLKP; this comes from the exons ATGTCCATCCCTTCCACAATGAAAGCGGTGGTGATTGAGCAGACGGGAGGCCCAGAAGTTCTCCAATTCAAGACCGACCATCCGGTGCCGACACCCAAGGAAGGCCAGCTGCTCGTCCACAACAACATTTCCGGCGTCAACTACATCGACACCTATTTCCGGACAGGGCTGTACCCTTCACCGAAACCCGAAGTTTTGGGCCGTGAAGGCGCCGGAGTCGTCGCTGCGGTGGGCCCCAACACCTCTAGCTTTCAGGTCGGCGACCGTGTCGCGTGGCTGGGAACGTCTGGGTATGCAGAGTACACAGCGGTTCCCGCCGACAAGACCGTCAAGATCCCCGATGGTATTAGCGAGGAAGATTTGGTAGCCTCTTTCCTAAGTGGGCTGACGGTTTTGACCCTGGCCAAGGAGACATACCCTGTGCAGAAGGGGGATTGGGTCCTGTTGCACGCCGCAGCCGGTGGTGCGGGTTTCTTGATGACCCAAGTGCTGAAGTCCATGGGAGCCAAGGTCATCGGCACCGCGGGTGGAGCAGAGAAATGTGCACTGGTGAAGAGTCTTGGGGCCGATCTCGTGATTGACTATCGAAGCGACGAGGGCAAAGACTGGGTGAAGCTGGTGAAGGAGGCCACCGGTGGCCGTGGTGTGGATGTGGTCTACGACTCCGTGGGCAAGGATACCTGGGAGGGTAGCTTGGAAGTTGTCAAGCGCAAGGGAACTGTGGTCTGGTTTGGCAATGCGAGTGGCCCCgtgcctcctcttcctctcca GAAAATCGCACCCAAATGTGTCAAGGTTGCCCGGCCGATGCTCTTTGGCTACATCGAGACTCGGGAGGAGTTTGAATTCTACACCAATGAGCTGTTCAGCCTCCTCAAGTCTGGCCAGCTGAAGACGAAGATTCACAAGATCTACCCAATGGAGGATATTGTACAGGTGCACCAG GATCTGGAAGCTCGGAAAACCATGGGTAAATCGCTCTTGAAGCCTTGA
- a CDS encoding 37S ribosomal protein S19 yields the protein MFPTRALLGRSVWKGPNIVPLPLPRKFPPPPNTPPIRTQKRAATILPNFVGLRFAVHNGKTYQEIQITEEMVGRKLGEYVA from the exons ATGTTTCCCACGCGCGCTCTCCTAGGCCGCTCGGTCTGGAAAG GCCCAAATATTGTTCC TCTCCCTCTGCCGCGAAAgttccctcctccccccaacACACCACCCATTCGGACGCAGAAGCGCGCTGCGACTATTCTTCCCAATTTTGTTGGATTGCGCTTTGCTGTTCACAATGGCAAGACATATCAGGAGATTCAAATTACAGAGGAGATGGTTGGTCGGAAACTCGGTGAATACGTTGCGTAA